From one Misgurnus anguillicaudatus chromosome 2, ASM2758022v2, whole genome shotgun sequence genomic stretch:
- the cldn1 gene encoding claudin-1: MANAGLQLLGYTLAFFGLVGLIASTAMSEWKMSSYAGDNIITAQAMYEGLWQSCVTQSTGQMQCKVYDSLLQLPGEVQGARGLMITSIVLSSVALLVAAVGMKCTTCLADDKQQKNKVALAGGILFIIAGVLALVATSWYGENIRRKFFDPFTPTNSRYEFGKALYVGWGASALTLIGGSMLCCNCGSKAAGKSYPAPRATAPPGKDRV, translated from the exons ATGGCTAACGCGGGTCTCCAACTTCTCGGCTACACTTTGGCTTTTTTTGGACTTGTTGGTCTAATCGCTTCTACAGCCATGTCTGAGTGGAAGATGTCTTCGTACGCCGGTGATAACATCATTACAGCTCAAGCCATGTATGAAGGTCTCTGGCAGTCATGTGTGACCCAGAGCACTGGACAGATGCAATGTAAAGTCTATGATTCCTTATTACAGCTGCCAG GTGAAGTTCAGGGGGCTCGAGGTCTCATGATCACATCCATCGTTCTGTCGTCCGTGGCTCTGTTGGTCGCTGCTGTGGGTATGAAGTGCACAACCTGCTTGGCAGATGACaagcaacaaaaaaacaaagtcGCCCTAGCCGGAGGCATCCTTTTCATCATTGCAG GTGTTCTAGCTCTCGTTGCCACAAGCTGGTATGGAGAAAACATACGACGCAAGTTCTTTGACCCGTTTACTCCCACCAATTCAAG GTATGAGTTTGGTAAAGCTCTTTATGTGGGTTGGGGAGCTTCAGCTCTTACTCTCATCGGTGGCAGTATGCTGTGCTGTAACTGTGGAAGCAAAGCCGCTGGTAAATCGTACCCGGCTCCCCGTGCGACAGCACCGCCAGGAAAAGATCGTGTCTGA